In Liquorilactobacillus nagelii DSM 13675, the following proteins share a genomic window:
- the rpsN gene encoding 30S ribosomal protein S14, which produces MAKKSKIAKLKRQEALVAKFAARRQALKASGDYQALAKLPRDSSPVRLHHRDQLDGRPHGYLGKFKMSRLNFRELALKGQIPGVKKASW; this is translated from the coding sequence ATGGCAAAGAAATCGAAAATTGCAAAATTAAAGCGTCAAGAAGCTTTAGTTGCAAAATTTGCTGCTAGACGTCAAGCATTGAAAGCCAGTGGTGATTATCAGGCGTTAGCTAAATTGCCACGTGATAGTTCACCTGTTCGGCTGCACCATCGTGATCAGCTTGATGGACGACCACATGGTTATCTAGGCAAATTCAAAATGTCGCGACTAAACTTTCGTGAATTGGCATTAAAGGGCCAAATTCCAGGAGTTAAAAAAGCTAGTTGGTAA
- the rpmF gene encoding 50S ribosomal protein L32: MAVPARKTSKSRKKQRRTQQKLKQPAISLDPKTGEYHRSHHYSLTEIKNRRS, translated from the coding sequence ATGGCAGTTCCAGCAAGAAAAACTTCAAAATCACGTAAAAAACAACGGCGAACACAACAAAAACTTAAACAACCGGCAATTTCACTTGACCCTAAAACAGGAGAGTATCATCGTAGCCATCATTATTCATTAACAGAAATTAAAAATCGCAGGAGCTAA
- the rpmG gene encoding 50S ribosomal protein L33, with amino-acid sequence MRVHVILECEETGERIYLTSKNKRNTPERLRLKKYSPKLMRKAWFVETK; translated from the coding sequence ATGAGAGTACATGTAATCTTAGAGTGTGAAGAGACTGGCGAACGGATTTACTTAACCAGTAAGAATAAAAGAAATACTCCTGAGAGACTGCGATTAAAAAAGTATTCACCAAAACTCATGCGTAAAGCCTGGTTTGTGGAAACAAAATAG
- a CDS encoding putative metal homeostasis protein: MEKESLAGAYRKLKSPNKKTKKRALRLIHETKRKKNK, encoded by the coding sequence ATGGAAAAAGAATCATTAGCAGGGGCCTATCGTAAATTAAAGAGCCCCAATAAAAAGACTAAAAAACGAGCATTACGTTTGATTCACGAAACAAAACGTAAGAAAAATAAATAA
- a CDS encoding RpiB/LacA/LacB family sugar-phosphate isomerase produces the protein MKIILAGDHAGYELKKEIAAQLTAMGHTVKDAGPFSGDSVDLSDFVYPASLAVAKHEYDRGIFIDGVGYGSALIANRILGIDAVVCQDPFCAKLARQHTNSNVLCLGGKIIGSAIAAEIVKTWMTTDPLTEEKYLRRNNKVKEISKRHLRSLDEIKF, from the coding sequence TTGAAAATTATTTTAGCTGGTGATCACGCTGGATATGAACTAAAAAAAGAAATTGCAGCACAACTAACTGCGATGGGCCATACAGTTAAAGATGCCGGACCATTTAGCGGCGATTCAGTTGACTTATCTGATTTTGTTTACCCTGCATCCCTTGCAGTAGCTAAACATGAATACGATCGGGGAATCTTTATTGATGGTGTTGGTTATGGCAGTGCTTTAATTGCTAATCGGATTTTAGGAATTGATGCCGTTGTCTGTCAAGATCCGTTTTGTGCTAAATTAGCTCGTCAACACACTAACAGCAATGTTTTATGCTTGGGGGGCAAAATCATTGGGTCTGCAATTGCAGCTGAAATTGTTAAGACTTGGATGACAACTGATCCATTAACTGAAGAGAAATACTTGCGACGCAACAATAAAGTTAAGGAAATTTCTAAACGTCATTTAAGAAGTCTCGATGAAATTAAGTTTTAA
- a CDS encoding TetR/AcrR family transcriptional regulator → MRIDRRITKTQQAIRKSFFDLLSHKKINEVTVADITKRADIARSTFYLHYEDVYDLYDQIINNLLSGLTNRFDRLYPASTLASNFKNLMQELINYVAEQKSFFQVLFKKDSENKLTNNLINLFTRRILKIEKITQANKQAYFEILFTVTGAINIFINWLMRDSDTAPYELSNILNQILIKLE, encoded by the coding sequence ATGAGAATTGATCGGCGCATTACCAAAACCCAACAAGCTATTAGAAAAAGCTTTTTCGATTTATTAAGTCACAAAAAAATTAATGAAGTTACGGTTGCCGATATTACTAAAAGAGCTGATATTGCCCGTAGTACCTTTTACCTGCACTATGAAGATGTCTATGATTTATATGATCAAATTATCAATAATTTATTAAGTGGATTAACCAATCGCTTTGATCGGCTCTATCCAGCCAGTACTTTAGCTTCAAATTTCAAAAATTTAATGCAAGAATTAATCAATTATGTAGCTGAACAAAAAAGTTTTTTCCAAGTATTATTCAAAAAAGATAGTGAAAATAAATTAACCAATAATTTAATTAATTTATTTACCAGACGAATTTTAAAAATTGAAAAAATAACTCAAGCTAACAAACAAGCTTACTTTGAAATTTTATTTACCGTAACTGGCGCAATCAATATTTTCATTAATTGGTTGATGCGTGACTCGGACACAGCACCCTATGAATTGTCCAATATTTTGAATCAAATTTTAATCAAACTTGAATAA
- a CDS encoding MMPL family transporter, producing MKKIFFSGHKWWALGWSVLLLIALIFAPNVANVTKNSSIPSNYQSSQATKLQNKWGSKQNKTTSVVAVFNNHNHHLTAKQNQAINHTIARLKQKEQQYQIKDITDAKDTPLVKSQLISKDKTTQIVEISVKKTKQHDIKKIKQELTKTIKTPGVRSYLTGSDILDQDFSNSTEKGVKKTEIIAAIFIFIVLLLVFKSPITPIFSLITVGVAGLISISTVDALVKYLGFPYSNFTEVFIIIVLFGIGTDYNILLYNEFKAGLSVGLTKKEATKSALRVGGRTIIYSGISVLIGMTTLFFAKFSLYRSAAGIAVGVAILLLVLLTLNPFFMGTIGEKIFWPIKHFKGEKQSRLWHGLAKYSLLRPILTIIVVLAFLTPLAAQTQGLLNYDDADEVSNQVPSKIGFNLIQQHFSKGMSEPTTVYLKSHQRLTSEKYLQIIDQLTNQLKNVAGVKTVLSASQPAGKAIKKLYIKSQLTDVTKGLTQAKVGLNKIGSGLSSAKNQVDGVNINSGITSAKQLAEGSQQVATGTSQLSDGIKELTAAVTELHGQLSSGMNNSEQVQLQKLVQALPELNQAISQLNQQVANSSSSSESTTKNSLTQIGSAANDIQQQLTTVDAAMGKLTANTVSGTQLVAELQSAGAQLTTEQQQKITQVINQNQQQQQQALSSLSGVLTDSLTKIGNDTKSIGSSANSLAAQLTALQQSSASLQQAVSQLASSSAQVLPAAASTIKQLNSSLGQLSSGTAQLATAMDSLNNQTGQLTTGASQVATGNQKLVQSLTGLPQAVQSLSTGLGSATNGIGQVNQVNQASNNYLQGLQKSAAGKTYYLPTKEIHSKAFKPILDTYFSDNKKMTQLTVVLKDDPNSQAAIQTLAKIQRLITGSLKGTSLNHADVVLGGSTSQTRDLKQVASQDFKRTALLMLVGILVALMFVTRSLIQSLTIEAMLLIIYYSSLNLVHWFSQIVLGTSMLTWNTPFFSFIMLVALGVDYSIFLVVKFREGMHDPLSIDAKVLRATSIIGTVVISAGVILSGTFAALIPSGVTTLIQVALVVITGIFLLVLLIPVVMPAVMKITYPTPNSKINDQSHEEQ from the coding sequence ATGAAGAAAATATTTTTTAGCGGACACAAGTGGTGGGCACTCGGCTGGTCAGTTTTATTGCTAATTGCTTTAATATTTGCCCCTAATGTTGCTAATGTAACCAAAAACAGTTCAATTCCTAGCAACTATCAAAGTAGTCAAGCAACTAAATTGCAAAATAAGTGGGGAAGCAAGCAAAATAAGACAACTTCAGTCGTAGCAGTTTTTAATAATCACAATCATCATTTAACGGCTAAACAAAATCAGGCAATTAATCACACAATTGCGCGACTGAAACAAAAAGAACAACAATATCAGATTAAAGACATTACCGATGCTAAAGATACACCATTGGTTAAATCGCAGTTAATTTCTAAAGATAAGACAACTCAAATTGTTGAGATTTCAGTTAAGAAAACTAAACAGCATGATATTAAGAAAATTAAACAAGAATTGACGAAAACAATAAAAACACCTGGTGTTAGAAGTTACTTGACGGGAAGTGATATTTTAGACCAAGATTTTTCTAATTCAACTGAAAAAGGTGTCAAGAAAACTGAAATTATTGCGGCAATATTTATTTTCATAGTATTGTTGCTGGTATTCAAGTCACCAATCACTCCAATTTTTTCTTTAATAACGGTTGGAGTTGCCGGCCTAATCTCAATCAGTACTGTTGATGCATTGGTTAAATACCTTGGCTTTCCATATTCCAATTTTACTGAGGTGTTTATCATTATTGTCTTGTTTGGAATTGGTACGGACTACAATATTTTGTTGTATAACGAATTTAAAGCTGGATTATCAGTTGGGTTAACTAAAAAAGAGGCGACTAAGTCGGCTTTACGAGTGGGTGGTCGAACGATTATTTACTCAGGAATCTCGGTCTTAATTGGCATGACGACTTTATTTTTTGCCAAATTTTCTCTCTATCGCTCGGCAGCTGGAATTGCCGTCGGAGTAGCGATTCTTTTATTGGTTTTATTGACGTTGAACCCGTTTTTTATGGGAACAATAGGTGAAAAAATTTTTTGGCCGATTAAACATTTTAAGGGTGAAAAGCAAAGTCGTTTGTGGCATGGATTAGCCAAATATTCATTATTGCGACCGATTTTAACGATTATTGTAGTTTTGGCCTTCTTGACACCACTAGCAGCTCAAACTCAGGGGTTGTTGAATTATGATGATGCAGATGAAGTTAGTAATCAAGTTCCATCAAAAATTGGTTTTAACTTGATTCAACAACATTTCTCAAAGGGAATGTCTGAACCAACAACCGTTTATCTTAAAAGTCATCAACGGTTGACAAGTGAAAAATATCTCCAAATAATTGATCAACTTACTAACCAGCTAAAAAATGTAGCTGGAGTTAAAACCGTTTTATCTGCTTCGCAACCAGCAGGGAAGGCAATAAAAAAACTATATATAAAAAGCCAGTTAACAGATGTTACCAAAGGCTTAACTCAAGCAAAAGTTGGTTTGAACAAAATTGGCAGCGGCTTAAGTTCAGCTAAAAACCAGGTTGATGGAGTAAACATTAATAGTGGTATCACTTCAGCCAAGCAATTGGCCGAAGGATCGCAGCAAGTCGCGACTGGGACCAGCCAATTAAGTGACGGCATTAAAGAATTGACTGCAGCAGTTACTGAATTGCATGGACAGCTAAGTTCAGGAATGAATAATTCTGAACAGGTACAATTACAAAAGTTAGTTCAAGCATTGCCAGAGTTGAATCAAGCTATTAGCCAACTGAACCAACAAGTAGCTAATAGTTCCAGTAGTTCTGAGTCAACGACTAAAAATTCATTAACACAGATTGGCAGTGCAGCAAATGATATTCAACAGCAGTTGACTACGGTTGACGCTGCAATGGGGAAATTAACTGCTAATACAGTTTCTGGGACTCAATTGGTGGCAGAGTTACAAAGTGCAGGTGCTCAGTTGACAACTGAGCAACAGCAAAAAATTACTCAAGTTATTAATCAAAATCAACAACAGCAACAACAAGCTTTATCCAGCTTAAGTGGGGTATTAACTGATTCTTTGACAAAAATTGGAAATGACACTAAGTCAATTGGCAGTTCAGCTAATTCTCTAGCTGCTCAATTAACTGCTCTTCAACAGTCATCGGCCAGCTTGCAGCAAGCAGTTAGTCAATTAGCAAGTTCATCAGCACAAGTCTTGCCAGCTGCTGCAAGCACAATTAAGCAGTTAAACAGCAGCTTAGGTCAATTAAGCAGTGGAACAGCACAATTAGCAACTGCTATGGACTCATTAAACAATCAAACTGGTCAATTAACGACAGGAGCCAGTCAAGTTGCTACGGGAAACCAAAAACTAGTTCAAAGCTTAACCGGATTGCCACAAGCTGTTCAATCATTATCAACAGGATTGGGTAGTGCTACTAATGGAATCGGTCAGGTTAATCAGGTAAACCAAGCCAGCAACAATTATTTGCAAGGATTGCAGAAATCTGCAGCGGGTAAAACTTATTATTTGCCGACAAAGGAAATCCACAGTAAAGCTTTCAAACCGATTCTAGATACTTATTTTTCAGATAATAAAAAAATGACACAATTAACTGTCGTCCTCAAGGATGATCCTAATTCGCAAGCAGCTATTCAAACTTTGGCAAAAATTCAACGATTAATCACAGGTTCTTTGAAAGGAACAAGTTTGAATCATGCAGATGTGGTTTTAGGTGGTTCAACTTCACAAACACGTGATTTGAAACAAGTGGCATCACAAGATTTTAAGCGAACAGCCTTACTAATGTTAGTTGGAATTTTAGTTGCCCTGATGTTCGTTACTCGCTCGCTAATTCAGTCGTTGACGATTGAAGCAATGTTGCTTATTATTTACTATAGTTCACTGAATCTGGTTCACTGGTTCAGCCAAATCGTTTTAGGAACCTCAATGCTGACTTGGAATACACCATTTTTTTCGTTTATAATGTTAGTCGCTTTAGGGGTTGATTATAGTATTTTCTTGGTTGTTAAGTTCCGTGAAGGAATGCATGATCCGCTTTCAATCGATGCTAAGGTGTTACGGGCAACGTCGATTATCGGTACGGTAGTTATTTCAGCTGGAGTTATTTTGAGTGGAACTTTTGCAGCTTTGATTCCATCAGGCGTAACTACACTGATTCAAGTGGCCTTAGTGGTAATTACAGGAATTTTCTTGTTGGTACTTTTAATTCCGGTTGTGATGCCAGCTGTGATGAAGATTACTTATCCAACGCCAAATTCTAAAATTAACGATCAATCACATGAAGAACAATAA
- a CDS encoding LacI family DNA-binding transcriptional regulator: protein MSVTIKDIAKKTGFSVATVSRVLSNKTGFFSQTTAQAIHQAAADLGYKKNMAATELVMQTSNVIAVIINSTKTNFSDQIIMGIQKKAGETGKRVIILYAGDHDQTAQQIALTTALERPLLGILLVSVDLYPDNLQLLKSAKVPFFFISISFEDTKLNYIASDDYQIGYQATKFLIKHGHRKIGLAGVDISPSAHTGNLRFHGYRKALAESGINFQTNWLQTGDYSYEAGVAAMNAYQKGKVSAIVAASDLVGIGILNQAAKIGLHIPADLSVVSIDGTNLCQLVRPALTSITQDFYQMGYLGTTYLISGSNKNAYTEIQICQRASVKKN from the coding sequence ATGAGCGTAACAATTAAAGATATTGCCAAAAAAACTGGTTTCTCTGTTGCCACGGTTTCACGAGTTCTATCAAATAAAACTGGTTTTTTCAGTCAAACAACTGCGCAAGCTATTCATCAAGCAGCTGCAGATTTAGGATATAAAAAAAACATGGCCGCAACTGAATTAGTTATGCAGACCAGCAATGTTATCGCAGTTATCATTAATTCAACTAAAACTAATTTCTCCGATCAAATTATTATGGGAATTCAAAAAAAAGCTGGCGAGACAGGCAAAAGAGTTATTATCTTGTATGCTGGTGATCATGATCAAACTGCTCAGCAAATTGCTTTAACAACCGCATTAGAACGACCTCTTTTAGGAATTTTGTTAGTTTCCGTTGATCTTTATCCTGATAATTTACAGCTATTAAAATCAGCTAAAGTTCCTTTTTTCTTTATCTCAATTTCATTTGAAGATACCAAATTGAATTACATTGCTTCAGATGACTATCAGATTGGCTATCAAGCAACAAAATTTTTGATTAAGCATGGTCATCGGAAAATTGGCTTAGCTGGGGTAGATATTTCTCCAAGTGCTCATACTGGAAATTTAAGATTCCATGGCTACCGAAAAGCTCTGGCTGAAAGTGGAATTAATTTTCAAACAAACTGGCTGCAAACTGGTGATTATAGCTATGAAGCTGGAGTAGCGGCAATGAATGCTTATCAAAAAGGTAAAGTTTCAGCAATAGTTGCCGCTAGCGATTTAGTAGGAATTGGTATTTTAAATCAAGCTGCTAAAATTGGACTGCATATTCCAGCCGACCTATCTGTTGTCTCGATTGATGGAACGAATCTCTGTCAATTGGTTCGGCCAGCTCTAACTAGCATTACCCAAGACTTTTATCAAATGGGCTATCTTGGAACAACCTATTTAATTTCTGGCAGTAATAAAAATGCTTATACTGAGATTCAAATTTGCCAACGAGCCAGTGTTAAAAAGAATTAA
- a CDS encoding SLC45 family MFS transporter — protein MTDQTAKKKTITNSLPSLPLSTIFAMTFGFFGVNMAFSLQSSQMGRIFQTIGADPTKLGFFFILPPLAGMVVQPLVGKYSDLTWSEKFGRRMPYLMLGAPIAAIVMALLPNAGSFGFGYASLAALTFGAIAILFMDLSSNVCMQPFKMIIGDMVNEDQKDLAWSWQQSFSNLGGVVATVFPFLLTMVGVSNVAKQGVVPLSVRLSFYIGAAILLATSIYTIIKVKEYDPTTYAAYHHIDPKHHQVAPSLWKLVKKAPRSFWEVSFVQLFDWFAFQYLWTYATGAIAKNVWNTANTASAGYQAAGNWYGILTCVQSIAAVVWGFLVLSKTNPYKRKFWFRVGLIMGAIGFIGVFMIHDQYLLILPFCLIGISYLTMQTEAFSIFTSSLDGKNEGAYMGLFNCGICLPQIIASVASFAIFPLINQSMPGMILVAGIAMLLGAVAVGVIKEDQPQQDNAQK, from the coding sequence ATGACTGATCAAACGGCAAAAAAGAAAACAATTACCAATTCGTTACCTTCACTACCGTTAAGTACCATTTTTGCAATGACTTTTGGCTTTTTTGGTGTTAACATGGCATTTTCTTTGCAATCGTCACAAATGGGAAGAATTTTTCAAACAATTGGTGCCGATCCAACTAAACTGGGATTTTTCTTTATTTTACCGCCGTTGGCTGGGATGGTTGTTCAACCGTTAGTTGGAAAATATTCTGATTTAACTTGGTCAGAAAAGTTCGGTAGAAGAATGCCGTACCTAATGTTAGGTGCACCGATTGCTGCAATAGTTATGGCTTTATTACCCAACGCTGGTTCATTTGGATTTGGTTATGCTTCATTGGCAGCGCTAACTTTCGGAGCAATTGCAATTTTATTCATGGATTTATCAAGCAATGTCTGTATGCAACCATTTAAAATGATTATTGGCGATATGGTAAATGAAGATCAAAAAGATTTAGCTTGGTCTTGGCAACAATCGTTTAGTAATTTAGGTGGCGTGGTTGCAACTGTCTTTCCTTTTTTACTAACAATGGTTGGCGTTTCCAACGTTGCTAAACAAGGGGTAGTCCCACTATCTGTCAGACTATCATTTTATATTGGGGCAGCTATTTTGTTAGCTACTTCAATCTACACAATCATTAAAGTTAAGGAATATGATCCGACAACTTATGCAGCTTATCATCATATTGATCCCAAACATCATCAAGTTGCTCCTTCGTTGTGGAAACTGGTTAAAAAAGCACCACGTTCGTTTTGGGAAGTTTCATTTGTTCAATTGTTTGATTGGTTTGCATTTCAGTATTTATGGACTTATGCAACTGGAGCAATTGCTAAAAATGTTTGGAATACTGCCAACACAGCATCAGCAGGCTATCAAGCGGCTGGAAATTGGTATGGAATTTTAACCTGTGTGCAATCAATTGCAGCAGTTGTTTGGGGCTTTTTAGTATTATCAAAAACTAATCCTTACAAACGTAAGTTTTGGTTCCGAGTGGGTTTGATTATGGGAGCAATTGGTTTTATTGGTGTCTTTATGATTCATGACCAGTATTTGTTGATCTTGCCATTTTGCTTGATTGGAATTTCATACTTGACGATGCAAACAGAGGCTTTTTCTATCTTCACTTCATCTTTAGATGGTAAAAATGAAGGGGCTTATATGGGATTGTTTAATTGTGGAATTTGTTTACCGCAAATTATTGCTTCAGTGGCCAGTTTTGCCATTTTCCCATTAATTAACCAATCAATGCCAGGAATGATTTTGGTAGCTGGAATTGCTATGTTACTTGGAGCAGTGGCTGTTGGAGTAATCAAAGAAGATCAGCCACAACAAGACAATGCTCAGAAATAA
- a CDS encoding glycoside hydrolase family 13 protein produces the protein MKKKWWQKAVVYQVYPRSFQDSDGDGIGDLGGVLQRLPYIKKLGVDVIWLNPIYKSPDKDNGYDISDYRAIQPKFGNMKVFDQLLAETHRLGMKIVMDLVVNHTSDQHEWFKQSRSSKDNPYRDFYIWRDGKNNLVPNNWGSYFGGSTWQFDEATKQYYLHLFAKGQPDLNWENPAVREQVWELMRFWLNKGVDGFRMDVINFLSKPAGLPDAPNPEHAEFANVEPMVADGPKLNDYLREMNKKVLSHYDVMSVGEMPSAKPKDALEYTGLDAHELNMVFQFDHVTLALNKDPRLGKWNDQPVKLVDLKQALSKWQTALDGKGWNSLYWNNHDRARAVSRFGNDSPQYRVLSAKMLATTLHMMQGTPYIYQGEELGMTNAHFTALSEYQDIESIEAYHQLVEREKLVDHKTMMRYLATESRDNARTPMQWDTSTNAGFTSGKPWLQLNKNYCEINAAAELKDQQSVFYYYQKLIKLRHQSDLIVYGNYQELIPEDEEVFAYRREYQGQTLVVISNFTEKIIKRHLEMPTNKKLLISNYADDQADQLRPFEAKVYLY, from the coding sequence ATGAAAAAGAAATGGTGGCAAAAAGCAGTTGTTTACCAAGTCTATCCACGCAGTTTTCAAGATAGTGATGGAGATGGTATCGGCGATTTAGGTGGCGTTTTGCAGCGCCTACCTTATATAAAAAAACTTGGTGTCGATGTTATTTGGTTGAATCCAATTTATAAATCACCTGATAAAGATAATGGTTACGATATCAGTGATTATCGGGCAATCCAGCCTAAGTTTGGCAATATGAAAGTCTTTGATCAGTTACTAGCTGAGACCCATCGACTAGGAATGAAAATTGTAATGGATTTGGTAGTTAATCACACATCTGATCAACATGAGTGGTTTAAACAAAGCCGTTCCAGTAAAGACAACCCATATCGTGACTTTTATATTTGGCGAGATGGCAAAAATAACCTAGTTCCAAACAACTGGGGTTCTTATTTTGGGGGTTCGACTTGGCAATTTGATGAAGCAACCAAACAATATTATTTACATCTATTTGCTAAGGGACAGCCTGACTTAAATTGGGAAAATCCAGCTGTTAGGGAGCAAGTCTGGGAATTAATGCGTTTTTGGTTGAATAAGGGAGTTGACGGTTTTCGGATGGATGTAATCAATTTCCTCTCCAAACCAGCTGGCTTGCCCGATGCACCTAATCCAGAACATGCTGAATTTGCTAATGTAGAACCAATGGTAGCTGATGGACCGAAGCTGAATGATTATTTACGGGAAATGAATAAGAAAGTTCTTTCACACTATGACGTTATGAGTGTTGGCGAGATGCCTAGTGCCAAACCTAAAGATGCGCTGGAATATACCGGTTTGGACGCCCATGAGTTAAATATGGTTTTTCAATTTGATCATGTGACCTTAGCACTGAATAAAGATCCACGTTTAGGCAAATGGAACGACCAGCCAGTTAAGTTGGTTGATTTAAAGCAAGCATTATCGAAGTGGCAGACGGCTTTAGACGGGAAGGGTTGGAATAGTTTATACTGGAATAACCATGATCGGGCACGAGCTGTTTCACGTTTTGGCAATGATAGCCCACAATATCGGGTTTTGTCAGCAAAAATGCTAGCTACAACCCTACACATGATGCAAGGAACACCCTATATTTATCAAGGCGAAGAACTAGGCATGACAAATGCACATTTTACAGCACTATCTGAGTATCAAGACATTGAATCAATTGAGGCATATCATCAATTAGTTGAGCGGGAAAAGTTAGTTGATCATAAGACGATGATGCGGTACTTAGCAACCGAATCACGGGATAATGCGCGAACCCCAATGCAATGGGATACTTCAACTAATGCCGGTTTTACAAGCGGTAAGCCTTGGTTACAATTAAATAAAAATTATTGTGAAATTAATGCCGCAGCCGAATTAAAAGATCAGCAGTCAGTCTTTTACTATTATCAGAAATTAATTAAATTACGTCATCAAAGTGATTTAATTGTCTATGGCAATTATCAAGAACTTATCCCAGAAGATGAGGAAGTCTTTGCTTACCGACGAGAATATCAAGGACAAACTTTAGTAGTAATTAGTAACTTTACTGAAAAAATAATTAAACGACACTTAGAAATGCCAACCAACAAAAAATTATTAATCAGCAACTATGCTGATGATCAAGCGGATCAATTGCGTCCATTTGAAGCTAAAGTTTATCTTTATTAA
- a CDS encoding sulfite exporter TauE/SafE family protein produces the protein MSLFLTFIFLIAAGFVAGLLASVAGLASLASYPALLLVGLPPVLANVTNTTALIFSGIGSTMSSLRELHGHWKKVALFTFLASFGSVAGSWLLLIAPASSFEKIVPFFIFAAGLLLLLSSRKKGISKNSLPTQANIWISLVSLIGIFFVGGYTGYFGAAGGVIFLAILSLITNDQFATVNAMKNVIAFAGNLIATLIFVFKTHVAWLMVVPLGFGLLIGGYLGPIIVRHANIHLLRALIAIAAFGLASYLFITAYF, from the coding sequence ATGTCGCTTTTCTTAACTTTCATTTTTTTAATTGCTGCTGGATTTGTAGCGGGTTTACTAGCCTCAGTTGCTGGTCTGGCCTCACTAGCTTCTTATCCCGCATTACTATTAGTTGGTTTACCACCCGTTTTAGCTAATGTAACCAACACAACCGCACTGATTTTTTCAGGGATCGGATCAACAATGTCCTCACTTCGCGAATTACATGGTCACTGGAAAAAAGTTGCACTTTTTACTTTTTTAGCATCTTTTGGGAGCGTTGCTGGCAGTTGGCTACTGCTAATTGCTCCAGCTTCATCTTTTGAAAAAATCGTTCCTTTTTTTATTTTTGCTGCTGGACTTTTATTATTACTTTCAAGCCGCAAAAAAGGAATTTCGAAAAATAGTCTTCCCACTCAAGCTAATATTTGGATCAGTTTGGTCAGTTTAATTGGTATTTTTTTTGTTGGAGGTTACACCGGTTATTTTGGTGCTGCTGGTGGCGTTATCTTTTTAGCAATTCTCTCTTTAATTACTAATGATCAGTTTGCAACTGTGAACGCAATGAAGAATGTCATTGCTTTTGCGGGAAATTTAATTGCTACTCTAATTTTTGTTTTCAAGACGCATGTAGCTTGGCTAATGGTTGTTCCACTTGGATTTGGCTTGTTAATTGGTGGCTATCTTGGCCCAATTATTGTTCGACACGCCAACATCCACTTGTTACGAGCATTAATTGCCATAGCCGCTTTTGGATTAGCTAGTTATTTATTTATAACTGCCTATTTTTAA